A single window of Dermacentor albipictus isolate Rhodes 1998 colony chromosome 1, USDA_Dalb.pri_finalv2, whole genome shotgun sequence DNA harbors:
- the LOC135901106 gene encoding uncharacterized protein yields MKFFITAAVCALVACIVFAEDAKKKDEKKDVEARGGILGAGVGLGGVGGGYGAGVGPGLVGAGLGGAGLGGVGPVGVGYGGAGLGGAGLAGAGYGGAGLAGAGLSGAGLAGPALVGPGVAGAGVVGSPALVGASLGHGVGVGHGVGVGHGVGGGYQSGYGSSAGGHQSGYQGGASGHNQGSGAFAGGASHSKVNAYNNKQGYSHSSGFSSSESKKFGSGFNQGSSGFKNGAAGHQAGFGQSSYGKAAGVGVGGVGLHG; encoded by the exons ATGAAG TTCTTCATCACTGCTGCTGTTTGCGCCCTCGTGGCTTGCATTGTCTTCGCTGAAGACGCGAAGAAGAAAGACGAGAAGAAAGACGTCGAAGCCCGAGGGGGCATCCTGGGTGCTGGAGTCGGGCTTGGTGGCGTTGGCGGTGGATACGGTGCTGGAGTTGGCCCTGGTCTCGTCGGTGCGGGTCTTGGAGGAGCTGGCCTCGGTGGAGTTGGCCCAGTCGGAGTTGGTTATGGTGGAGCAGGCCTCGGTGGAGCTGGCCTAGCCGGAGCCGGTTACGGTGGAGCAGGCCTCGCTGGAGCCGGTCTCAGCGGCGCTGGACTCGCTGGTCCCGCACTCGTTGGCCCTGGAGTCGCGGGTGCTGGCGTCGTGGGCAGCCCAGCTCTCGTTGGGGCAAGTCTTGGAcacggcgtcggcgtcggccaTGGCGTTGGCGTCGGCCACGGCGTCGGCGGTGGTTACCAGTCAGGCTACGGATCTTCGGCTGGAGGCCATCAATCTGGTTACCAGGGCGGTGCCTCTGGACACAACCAGGGATCCGGAGCATTCGCCGGTGGAGCGTCTCACAGCAAGGTTAACGCCTACAACAACAAGCAGGGCTACAGCCACAGCTCTGGCTTCTCGTCCAGTGAAAGCAAGAAATTCGGTTCTGGCTTCAACCAGGGATCTTCTGGTTTCAAAAATGGCGCTGCGGGACACCAGGCTGGCTTTGGGCAGTCCTCGTACGGCAAGGCTGCCGGTGTTGGAGTCGGTGGCGTCGGTCTTCATGGTTAA